Part of the Oceanispirochaeta sp. M1 genome, AAAAATTAGTATTTGGGGAACAATCAAATAAAACTGATTTTGAGCAATTTATTGAAAATGTTTATCCAGGTCGCTTTAGTGAAAAAATGCTTCAGTCTCTAGTCAGAAATCTACAATCCAGTTGGACACAAAGTGGTCATCTACAAGGGCGAAATAATAAAATCCGAACTGAAATTGAACCAACAACTGCAGCAGTGGCTTATGCCCTATTCCTTGGATATCTAAAAGGGATACGGGGACAGAATTTGTTTTTATCAGAGTATATTACCTTCCTGGATTGTGGTTATGAAAAAGCCATTGAATATACAGAGACCGCCTCTATGAGAGGCTGGTTAGATCTCAATAAAGTAGGAGATGTCATTGAAGTGCGCTTTCCTGGGATTATTTCAGATTTAGAACTGGAGGGAATAAATGAGTAGACTTAATCGATTGGTTAACTCTTATAAAAGGCATATTTCTATCCCCTGGAAGGAAGATTCTGCCGCAGCTCAAAGGGTTATATTCTGTGTGTATAATGAAAATGAAGAATTGCGATTACGAGCAAGTATTGATGAGTTTGAAGTAGCAACAAAAGAAACAGGGAATAATTGGAGATCCATAGATATTACTTATTCATTTTCTGAATGGCTTTCATCCCAACGTTATGCAGAACGCTATTTTGAAAAGCCAGAGTTGATCTCCACATTGATACCCAAACTTACCCAATATATCACTAACAAAGTTGAAAATGATGTTGTTGATATTGATAATAAAACCGTAGTGGCAATTACCGGAGTGGCTTCTCTTTTTGGTTTTATCAAAGTAAAGGATCTTGTTGATAAAATTGCTCCCTTGATTCCTGGTCGATTAGTAATTTTCTTTCCAGGAAGCTATGAAGACAATAATTATAGATTATTAGATGGGTATGATGGCTGGAACTATCTAGCAGTCCCTATAACAGCCGATAACGAAATTTAATTCAGGAGTATCTATGCTTAACAGAAATATTTATATCACCGAACCATCTACTCAGAAGTTAGCCAATGAGGGTGTTGCTTATGTAAACGATGAGCAAACAGAAAAGGAATTATCAGTATTGCGCTATGAGTTAGAGACCTTTGTTTGTGATGGCCAATACGAAAAGGGAATGCAGGATATACTTGATACTTATCTAAGCAATATTGATCAGGCACAGCAGCCCGCTGTTTGGATAAGTGGCTTCTATGGATCTGGTAAGTCTCATTTGGTAAAGATGCTTCGAGCATTATGGACCGATATTCAATTTCCCGATGGAGCTACAGCTAGAGGTGTAGCCGATTTACCTCAGGCGATACAAGATCATTTAAAGGAATTAACCATAAAGGGCAAGAGATATGGCGGATTGCATGCAGCCTCGGGTACACTAGGAGCAGGGGCTTCGGGAAGTGTTCGTCTTGCACTAATGCGGATTATATTTAAATCAGTAGGGCTTCCAGAATCTTACCCTATTGCAAAATTCGTTCTTTGGTTAAAACATGAAGAAATCTACGAAGAAGTAAAAAAGCAGGTTGTGTCATTGGGATATGATTGGGAAGAAGAGCTGGACAATTTCTATGTAGCAGAGGGACTTCATAAAGCCCTATCTTTGGTAAAGCCCAATATATTTTCAAGACCTGAGGTCTGCCTTGAAGCGTTGATAAATCTTTATCCCGATGTTAGAGATATAACCAACGAACAGATGTTGAAAGCGATACATCAAGCTCTTTCAAAAGAGGAAAAACTTCCACTAATACTCATTGTACTGGATGAGGTTCAGCAATTTATTGGTACCAGTGCAGAGCGATCTATTGAAGTACAAGAGATGGTAGAATCTATCGTGAAGTCCATAGGTGGTAAGTTAATGTTTATTGCCACAGGGCAAACTGCCGTTACAGGGACTGCAAACCTTCAAAAGCTTCAAGGACGTTTTACCGTGAGAGTGGAACTGTCTGATGCAGATGTGGATGCAGTTATACGTAAGGTTATTTTAGCCAAGAAGCCAGAGGCCAAAGATCCAATTAAAGAAATAATGGATAAAAATCTCGGAGAGATTTCCAGACATCTACAAGGAACAACACTGGGACATACACAAGAGGATATTCAATTCTTTACTCAAGATTATCCTATTCTTCCTGTACGTCGTAGGTTCTGGGAACGTACTCTGCGAGTCCTGGATCAAACAGGTACAGACAGTCAGCTTCGAAATCAATTGAGTATGATTCATAAGGTTATTCAGACAAATGCTGACCAGCCTTTAGGTAATGTTATTCCTGCAGATTATCTGTACTTCAATAATGCCGATGAACTGCTCCAGGCACGGGTTTTACCACGAAAAATCCATGAATCAACCATGAAATGGTATGAAAGAGGAAATGATAAAGAGAAACTAACCGCTCGGGCAGTGGGCTTATCCTTTCTGATAAATAAACTGAATGACAGGAACAAGGATATTGGAATCCTGGCTGATGTGGATACCTTGGCAGACTTAATGGTGGATAATCTCATTGAAGGCTCCAGTGCTCTCAGAAGTCAATTACCTACACTTCTCGATTCATGTGAGCTTTTAATACGAGTAGGTAGCGAATACCGAATTCAAACAGAAGAAAGTGCTGCCTGGAATGATGAATATGAAAAACAGAAGGGCTTACTAACTAATGAATCACATAGAATTGAAACAGACAGAGAAGATCGAATCCGAAAGCATTTCAATAAAAAACTGAAAAGGCGATCC contains:
- a CDS encoding BREX protein BrxB domain-containing protein, with protein sequence MSRLNRLVNSYKRHISIPWKEDSAAAQRVIFCVYNENEELRLRASIDEFEVATKETGNNWRSIDITYSFSEWLSSQRYAERYFEKPELISTLIPKLTQYITNKVENDVVDIDNKTVVAITGVASLFGFIKVKDLVDKIAPLIPGRLVIFFPGSYEDNNYRLLDGYDGWNYLAVPITADNEI
- the brxC gene encoding BREX system P-loop protein BrxC — translated: MLNRNIYITEPSTQKLANEGVAYVNDEQTEKELSVLRYELETFVCDGQYEKGMQDILDTYLSNIDQAQQPAVWISGFYGSGKSHLVKMLRALWTDIQFPDGATARGVADLPQAIQDHLKELTIKGKRYGGLHAASGTLGAGASGSVRLALMRIIFKSVGLPESYPIAKFVLWLKHEEIYEEVKKQVVSLGYDWEEELDNFYVAEGLHKALSLVKPNIFSRPEVCLEALINLYPDVRDITNEQMLKAIHQALSKEEKLPLILIVLDEVQQFIGTSAERSIEVQEMVESIVKSIGGKLMFIATGQTAVTGTANLQKLQGRFTVRVELSDADVDAVIRKVILAKKPEAKDPIKEIMDKNLGEISRHLQGTTLGHTQEDIQFFTQDYPILPVRRRFWERTLRVLDQTGTDSQLRNQLSMIHKVIQTNADQPLGNVIPADYLYFNNADELLQARVLPRKIHESTMKWYERGNDKEKLTARAVGLSFLINKLNDRNKDIGILADVDTLADLMVDNLIEGSSALRSQLPTLLDSCELLIRVGSEYRIQTEESAAWNDEYEKQKGLLTNESHRIETDREDRIRKHFNKKLKRRSFPQGDSKVPREISLCFDNNLPTDSDKKIYLWIRNGWVTDVNSVRADARQAGTTSPAIFSFIPSRSMDDLRNQMIYAKAANATLEQRGIPNTPEGKEARSAMETTRNNAEARVLELLDEALSGVRIFQGGGTEINGSDLDEMVGEAAANSLSRLFGRFDMADHSGWGKVYSNAAKGAPDALKAVNYDGEVGKNNVCKQIMTFIGGGKTGSQIRTEFENPPYGWSGDAVDGALYILLVAGILRVEDDKHNAITSKELERKALGKCSFYLEKATVTAPQKIKIKKLFQKINISCPPLCVNIVEASTF